The sequence below is a genomic window from Labilithrix sp..
TCAAGGTGAGCAGCGCGAAGGTCGGAACGAAGAAACGGCGCAACATGACCGCTAGAACGTATCACGCCGGAATTCGTTCTCACGCGAAGCGCTCGACGATGCGGGACCAGGGCCGCGCGCCGGCGGCGAGGGCGCCGGTGTGGAGGGGGCTCTGGGGAGGATCGAGATCGGTGAGCTCCAGCGTCGCGGCGCCGCGTTCGCGGGCGAGGCGGCGGCCGAGGCGGACGAGCGGGAGGACGAGCGGGCGCGGGTCGAGCGCGGGGTCGACCGCGAAGCGGCCGAGGAGGCCGCGGCGCGCGGGGAGGAACGGCGGATCGAGCGACGTCACGGTGAGGCTCGCGCTGCCGCGGACGACGTTGCGCTCGTCCACGACGACGAGCTCGCACTGATCCAAGGTCCCGACCGGACGCGCGAGGTGCGCGGCGAGCGCGCCGACGAAGGTCGCGTCGACGGCGCGTGGTCGATCGAAGCGCACGTCCCCCTGCTGCCGCCGGCGGCTCGCGAGCGCGGGATCGAGGAGCGCGATCGGGAGCGCGTCGTCCGCGGTCGCGAGGCGCGCCCAGAAGCCGCCCGCGTGCGTCGCGACGTGATCGTCCGCGCCGTCCGTCGTCACGCGCGCCGTCCACGCGACCGGCGCGTAGCCGACCTTCGCGTAGAACGAGTGCGCCGGGTTCGGCTCGAGGACCTCCGCCGCCATCACGACCGGCGTGCCGCGGCTCATGTGACGCGCGATCTGCGCGAGCGCGTCGAGGAGCGCGCGCCCCACGCCGCGCGAGCGCGTCCGCGCCGAGACGATGAGGGAGCGGACCTCGCACGTGAACGGCGTCGTCTCGTCGATGCCGTGACGCTCGAACCAGCCCTCCACCTGCCCGACGATGCCGAGCTCCGTCTGCGCGACGAGGTGCACGTGGCGCCCGAGCACCGGCTGCCCGCTGCGCACGCGCGCGTCGTCGGCGAGGCGCACCGCGAGCTGCTCATAGACGCGCGGGTCGCGCGTCCCCGCGTAGCCGCCCCAGCCCTCGTGCACGTCCCAGAGCTCGCGCCAGAGGCTCGCGACCGCGGGCCCCTCGTCCGCGTTCGCGGCGCGCACCACCGCCGAGCGCGCGTTGGTCACGGCGGCCATGGCTCACCGGCGTCGGGGGGGAGATCGAGATCGACGCGCGCGAGCGTGAGCCCCCACGCCGGCGCGGTCGCGCCGGCGAGCTGGCGGTCCTTGCCTTCGAGCGCGCGCGCGACGGTGCCCTCCGGGAGGTGGTCGCGCGCGACGTCGACGAGCGTGCCGACGAGGATCCGCACCATGTTGTACATGAACGCGGTCCCTTCGATCGCGACGCTCCACCGCCGCGTATCCTCCGTCGACCGCGCGATCTCGACGCTGTGGATCGTGCGCGTCGTGTCGGTGCGCTGATCGCCGGCGGAGCGGAACGCGCCGAAGTCGTGGGTCCCCACGATCGATCTCGCCTCGCGCTCCATCCGGGCCATGTCCATGTCGTAGCCGATCCGCCAGGTCCTGTTGCAGAGGAGCGGATCTTTCACTTTGTCGAGGAGGAGATCGTACCGGTAGCGCTTCCGTTTGCTCGCGAACCGCGGCGTGAACCCCGCCGGCACGATGCGCGCCGATCGCACCGCGAGGTCGTCCGGCAGCACCTTGTTCAACGTCAGCACCCAGCCGCGCGGCGGCAGCGCGAGCTCCGCGTCGAACGCCGCCATCTGGCTCTCGGCGTGCACGCCGGCGTCGGTGCGGCTCGTGCCGCGCGGCCCGCTCGCCTTCGGATCGACCGTCGCGATCG
It includes:
- a CDS encoding GNAT family N-acetyltransferase produces the protein MAAVTNARSAVVRAANADEGPAVASLWRELWDVHEGWGGYAGTRDPRVYEQLAVRLADDARVRSGQPVLGRHVHLVAQTELGIVGQVEGWFERHGIDETTPFTCEVRSLIVSARTRSRGVGRALLDALAQIARHMSRGTPVVMAAEVLEPNPAHSFYAKVGYAPVAWTARVTTDGADDHVATHAGGFWARLATADDALPIALLDPALASRRRQQGDVRFDRPRAVDATFVGALAAHLARPVGTLDQCELVVVDERNVVRGSASLTVTSLDPPFLPARRGLLGRFAVDPALDPRPLVLPLVRLGRRLARERGAATLELTDLDPPQSPLHTGALAAGARPWSRIVERFA
- the truA gene encoding tRNA pseudouridine(38-40) synthase TruA; translated protein: MTGVLVRVAYDGTAFSGWAAQRGRRTVEDVLKDAIATVDPKASGPRGTSRTDAGVHAESQMAAFDAELALPPRGWVLTLNKVLPDDLAVRSARIVPAGFTPRFASKRKRYRYDLLLDKVKDPLLCNRTWRIGYDMDMARMEREARSIVGTHDFGAFRSAGDQRTDTTRTIHSVEIARSTEDTRRWSVAIEGTAFMYNMVRILVGTLVDVARDHLPEGTVARALEGKDRQLAGATAPAWGLTLARVDLDLPPDAGEPWPP